The proteins below come from a single Candidatus Rokuibacteriota bacterium genomic window:
- a CDS encoding dihydrodipicolinate synthase family protein, giving the protein MIAFHGVFPAIITPMTPEGKLNEAVLREVMEFNIQAGVHGFWVAGGTGESVLLDDEENMRIAEIAADQARGRITNIMHVGALTTARAARMAEHAARVNIDAICCVPPFFYKPSDAAVVEHYRVIAAAANLPFFVYNLPQCTGTEITPELMRKIQERVPQLAGLKHSALTLSYVRDFTKMGLACIIGNSALMLPALTLGATGCIDGPPNMAPEFWIEIWHAYQAGDLKRAEDAQDRATEVTNLVRRFGLHATTKVVLSARLGIDCGNPRPPGLPLTAEQCQQVLTRAAELGLARATVGAH; this is encoded by the coding sequence ATGATCGCATTTCATGGCGTCTTCCCCGCCATCATTACGCCTATGACGCCGGAGGGCAAGCTGAACGAAGCGGTCCTTCGCGAGGTGATGGAGTTTAACATCCAGGCCGGTGTGCATGGTTTCTGGGTTGCCGGTGGCACCGGGGAGAGCGTGCTGCTGGACGATGAAGAGAACATGCGCATTGCTGAGATCGCGGCTGACCAAGCGCGTGGCCGAATAACCAATATCATGCATGTTGGGGCGCTGACCACGGCCCGGGCGGCCAGGATGGCAGAACATGCCGCGCGGGTGAATATCGATGCCATCTGTTGCGTGCCGCCCTTCTTTTACAAGCCCAGCGACGCGGCGGTTGTCGAGCATTATCGGGTCATTGCCGCGGCGGCCAACCTGCCTTTCTTCGTCTACAATCTGCCACAGTGCACTGGCACGGAGATCACCCCAGAGTTAATGCGGAAGATTCAAGAGCGTGTTCCTCAATTAGCTGGTTTGAAGCATTCGGCCTTGACTCTCTCGTACGTGCGCGACTTCACCAAGATGGGGCTGGCCTGCATCATCGGGAACAGTGCGCTCATGCTCCCGGCCTTGACGCTGGGCGCCACTGGCTGCATCGATGGTCCGCCTAATATGGCGCCTGAGTTCTGGATCGAGATCTGGCATGCGTATCAGGCCGGCGATCTCAAACGAGCCGAAGATGCGCAGGACCGGGCCACCGAAGTGACGAATCTGGTACGACGGTTTGGCCTCCATGCCACCACCAAGGTGGTGCTGAGCGCGCGACTTGGTATCGACTGCGGTAATCCGCGTCCTCCAGGGCTGCCACTGACGGCTGAACAATGCCAACAAGTGCTCACGAGAGCCGCCGAGCTGGGCCTGGCCCGAGCCACTGTCGGTGCTCACTAG
- a CDS encoding FAD-dependent oxidoreductase: MSERETITEPAREIPVFRKCDVLVVGGGPAGSAAAASAARMGADTVLVERYGHLGGMSTGGFCLWIDRMTGWDGQQVIAGFANDLLDRLQGEALLGPPANIWGSKDPQLVEYWQDRHAAFHGTITWSPTIDPEMLKIASFDLLGQRGVKLLMHSWAVAPIQEGHALRGVIFESKAGRQALLAKVVIDATGDGDIFALAGSEFATDVVEEDIHHMMNVAFLWDGTDMQRYLDFRREHPEEFRAIMQRGQEFAVHDRPHAMPRNDMALFMGPRLKGYSCLDIEDLTTVEIESRKRMLTMLDFYRRHVPGFENARVMQTAPQMGVRHSRRLRGVAKMTRDDWMTGKLYDDEIALSPPPNPRHPNVSIPLGCMIPASLDNLLAAGRNLSCDPVTHIFMREVPNCWAMGQAAGVAAAVAVSAGVRVRDVDVHAVQRQLVREGVALHKEVGGSIRRADVVTNQVVAMGGL; the protein is encoded by the coding sequence ATGTCCGAGCGGGAAACAATCACTGAACCGGCCAGGGAAATCCCGGTCTTTCGGAAGTGCGACGTGTTGGTCGTTGGTGGTGGCCCCGCGGGCAGCGCCGCCGCCGCTTCGGCAGCCCGCATGGGTGCAGATACTGTCCTGGTTGAACGGTACGGTCACCTAGGTGGTATGTCTACAGGGGGATTTTGCCTCTGGATTGATCGGATGACCGGCTGGGATGGGCAGCAGGTGATCGCGGGATTTGCCAACGACTTGCTTGACCGTCTGCAGGGGGAGGCGTTGCTGGGTCCTCCGGCCAATATCTGGGGCTCAAAGGACCCGCAGCTCGTCGAGTACTGGCAAGATCGCCATGCCGCGTTTCACGGCACCATCACCTGGTCGCCGACCATCGATCCTGAAATGCTCAAGATTGCCTCGTTTGATCTGTTGGGGCAGCGGGGCGTCAAGCTGCTCATGCACTCTTGGGCCGTCGCCCCGATACAGGAGGGCCATGCGCTGCGTGGCGTGATCTTCGAGAGCAAGGCTGGGCGGCAGGCGCTCCTCGCGAAGGTCGTGATTGATGCGACCGGCGACGGCGATATCTTTGCCCTGGCCGGTTCAGAGTTCGCCACCGACGTCGTCGAAGAAGACATTCACCACATGATGAACGTGGCGTTTCTCTGGGATGGTACGGATATGCAGCGCTATCTGGACTTCCGCCGTGAGCACCCAGAGGAGTTTCGCGCCATTATGCAACGCGGACAGGAGTTCGCCGTGCACGATCGGCCCCATGCCATGCCACGCAACGATATGGCCTTGTTCATGGGGCCCCGCTTGAAGGGGTACAGCTGCCTCGATATTGAAGACTTGACCACCGTCGAGATCGAGTCTCGTAAGCGCATGTTGACCATGCTCGACTTCTATCGGCGCCACGTGCCGGGCTTTGAAAATGCCCGGGTCATGCAGACAGCTCCGCAGATGGGTGTACGCCACAGCCGCAGGCTGAGGGGAGTGGCCAAAATGACGCGCGACGATTGGATGACGGGCAAGCTCTACGATGATGAAATTGCTCTCTCCCCGCCTCCCAATCCCCGCCATCCCAACGTATCAATCCCGCTGGGATGCATGATACCCGCGAGTCTCGACAACCTTCTGGCTGCAGGCCGGAACCTGTCGTGTGATCCGGTCACGCACATCTTTATGCGCGAGGTGCCCAATTGCTGGGCTATGGGGCAGGCCGCCGGGGTTGCTGCGGCCGTTGCCGTCAGCGCCGGGGTGCGCGTGCGCGACGTTGATGTGCATGCGGTGCAACGCCAGTTAGTGAGAGAGGGTGTGGCGCTGCACAAGGAAGTGGGAGGCTCGATTCGCCGGGCGGACGTTGTCACGAATCAAGTCGTCGCCATGGGAGGTTTGTGA